The Henningerozyma blattae CBS 6284 chromosome 9, complete genome DNA segment TGTAATTTGATAATGTTTTACTGTATTTTCCTGACCAGTCCGTATATACAGTTGAAGTTAGTTCATAAAAAGGGATTGCCACCAGATAAACAGTTTCTGTAATATCTGAATTAGCAGAGTCCGTACTAGTATATGTCATTGTTGAAAAAGTTTTTGTGATCGGACTTAGCCACTGTGAGTAGCTTGTAGAAACCCCATTTCTTACTGGTGTACtcacaaaataatatgtaTATGTTGTTTGTTGAAAATTTGGACCaaaagaaacaaatatttctgTCGAATAGGTTGTTGTATATGAATTATCCCAATAGGTAAAAACTGTGGCGATTTGTGATGGATATGGCATAAGCATAGATGTTGCATAGATAATATACACAGCAGTTGAGAAAGTGTCTGTGTAAGTACCAATCATCATTTTACTTGTAATTCCTGACCATGGCAAAATTTCGGTTATGCTGGTCGTCAAAAGAGGTAATTTAACATAAAACTCGAATTGTACATTTACTGTTTTGCTACCGCCATTCCACATAGATAATGTTTTACTTGAATAAGTCGAAGGGTAAGTACCGCTCCAAGTTGTGTATATAGAGGTAAAATCATAAATGTAATCATACGGtgtttcaataaaatacaCAGTGATTTCGGAAAAGCCTACCTCTAACGTTGATACTATATGTGACGTTGAATAAGTTGAGGTTGACATACCTGTCCATTGggtaaatattttagaaatgCCTGGAGTGGCGGGGATATTAATGTAATAAATGGTTACCGTAGTAAATAAACTATCAATCCCAGTAAATGTGTAACATGAAGTTAAAAAGGTTGATGTTTTCCCCGTGGACATTAAAAAATAGTCTGACTTTGTTATAGCATGTGTTGGGGTGGCAACAATAACTAATGTCCAAGTCTGCatctgaaaaaaatttgctAAACCCCAAAATGTTGTAAAGCTTGTTGATATCACACTCTCAATTGAACCAGTACCATCAACAAATGTTGTGGCAAGGGCGGGAGAAGATGGGATAATTGCAACTTGAAATTTATGATAGATAGTTACTGATTGATAAGTATCAGTATAAACAAAACTAAAAAACAAGTCAGTAGTTGTTTCTGTCCAAAGAGCAACAAGTGTCACATAATCATGGCTTGTACCTCTTTTAAGCAACCTTCTATTACGTAGCATATCAGTCGTTAGTAATGGATCCGGTAATATATTAGTGGCCTCCGTTGGTTTTAAAGCATTTTGAGTTACCGTCGAAAACTGGGTAGTAGTTGGATAAAACGAAGCTCGAGGGATTGCGTTAGATTTAGTAAAACTAATTACACttaacagaaaaaaaattagattaGACCATATCATGggaatcatttttaataaactGTTAAATTGGAAAACGTTTAGGTTCTGAATTAAATTGTATTGAATAAAGTTACGCACGAGGATATTTGAGCGTGATATATACGGTTAAGCGTTGAGAATACTATTTTAAAGTTTATGGTCGAATATATTTGAACTAATAATTGTTATTTGAGTCTTGATCTCTagattttgaataatattaacagTGAAAATCTTGATAATTGgagacaaaaaaaataaaaatggacTATACGAAAGAGAAGAAtaattgtttgtttgtttttttttggattttatatttttcttaaaaatgaaagtaatatctttttttttgttttttaaaataatttatttaaatattttttgaaaaggtattttctatttgaataactaatgaaataaaaagtgGTAATAggaaaaatatcaatactaGAAGTATCTGTGTTAACCAATAACACAAAATGTGATAAGGGCACTAAAGTTATAATGGGCTCTGTTGTATCGATAGGTTATTCTAGTTATCTACAGTTAATGAAAAGTTATGAAAAGTAAGTTTAAGTAGGCAGAAGATTTGAAAGTGACTTAAGGGATACAATATTGGCAAAATAATGGCCAGGgtaagtaataataatcaatcGTGTGATGATTATACTCcttgattattttgatgATCTTGGATAAAGATATAAAGTAGCCTAAGGttgtttaaaaaagaaCCAAAATACGAGAgtcaagaaaaaaaaacgcTGAAGAATGGCAAAATGCACCAAATATCCATAGTTTATATGGAAATAGTCATAGAGCAGAAACAGTACTAGTTCTTAACTATGAATAATAGGTATGTTACATGATGAATAAGAGTGCTTGCAGTATGTTTCATAAGGAGTTGATGATCAGTCAGAATCGTTGAGAGGATAGTAAAATTCATGTTCCAAATAAGCCAGATCTTTGAGGGAACCagattgtattattttgtaagaAATAGCCTGATTGGAACATATTACTGGAGGTTAGTACCGTTCCTCATTTTTAAGAGTCAAgtgctttttttttatttactatGGTATTTAATTACAATTTCTCTTAATTGCATATTAACATTGTACTTGCCGTCCCGGTGTCTGGTTAATCGTCACGATCTGGCGATCTACACGAACAGCGCGAAAGGCACAAAGTTTCATTACCCGGATATGAGATTCAAAGTCCTCGTATTTCCTGGAAGAGGCTGacagaaaatatatatagtttGCGATGTATTTACCACCGCTAAAAATGGCACGCATATAGAGTGCCTAGCCTAGAAGCAATCAGACTGACAGAAAGCTAATAGGCAGCAATCTGGCTCAACCAAACCCTGAAGCAATAATATTAACTGTATTGCCTTTTAGGTAGGAGATAATAACAAACTCAAGAGTCGTTCTTGGAAGAATTTCccaaaatgaaaataaaaattaaaataaatttaaaattaaaaagtaaaattaaaCTTAAAATATGTCCTGTTACAGGCTGTCGATAGTTGCCCAGCAGGaacttaataatattcccGGGAGATGTGAAAAAAActtaatttgataaatatagaaGGTTTATTTCAGATCTATTGAAGTAGAATCTATTTCATGACTTATTCTTGAGATTTCAGGAACAGGGTTACCTAAAGGGTTACGCGCACATGATGTCTAGGCATGTTTGGCATATTATTACGGACATCCGAACTCTCGCTTAAGGAAGACTAATAAAGTCTATTTCTTAAAGGGATCGCATATATTTAGGCACTTGCAAAAATTACCTAGTTTGAGAAAAAACGCTGTTGAAACAAAAGGAACCTCAATTGAGTGTTTACGAGTGCCTATTTTTTAGTTATCCTTTTATATGTGTATATATAGCCATGGTTTTAAACTTATTCTTATTACGACAGAAAAGTTTTCAagtcaattaataaaaaggGCAGTTTAGGGTTCCTATTGAGGGATGATAGCAATTAATAGTAAGTGATTGAACACTCTCAATGTAAAGCatatgaagaaaaaaagtgaaaaaaaatataaaaaaaattatatatggGGAGGATTATCTTGTTTTCTttatgttattattttacaCTTGATACcgatataattttttgggGTATATTTTTggatatttcttttcttatttatCAGTTTGTATCCTACATACATTTGGACGAAACACTTGGCCTTAACAAAGATAAACCAATATTATTCCTGTAGCTTAGCATATGGTTGGCTGAATTTTGGACCTTTTgttatgaatatttaaaagtatttCCTAAAACAATCCATAGAAATGATTTAACCTTTCTTAATGAGAAATTTATTTGGAAAACAAGTTCTTATAACTTTCATAAATAAGTAAGttgatataataaaaaatattttttgtacTACAGTTTAATGTACTACCTATCGGAAATGTCTTGATTTGATGTTAGtgacatttttattaaaaaatatcttgtCATGATATATAGAATACACTACTTTTAGAGTAAAATAAGTTTTAGTAAGATTTCTAGCCTTTCTAAGGAGGAATAAGACAATATATTACATCCAGAAAATAAAAGCTTGCCAATTGAAGTAAAgttgataatttatcaatgtATTTTTGTCATAACTATAGCTTTATGCTAATAGCAAAAGACTGAATATCGTCGTAATCGTGACTTTATGCAACGactaataacaacttaATATTTGTAGTAACCCAACATAAATTAAGTATATGTTTCCCCACTACTAACACTACCCAGGTAATACtattaagaatttattgGGAAGAAATGGACTCTATTTTAGTATCAGGCAACCAATGTTTCGATAAAAGATCtgtcctttttttttgaagtatAAATCACCAGGGAACTATCCCAGTAGTTACAACCGTTTATTGAATATACTGTATAGGATATATACTCCCTTTCCTAAATAAGTAAGGAGATTTTTatatactaaaaaaatataaaaattattcaataaacaacaaatattttgaacagtCGAAACACTGGTCAATTTTAGGACTAGAAAGCtgattcttaaataattttttgaataaacaatggaaaatatataaCTTCTCTGTttggtttattttttttttgatttacacttttttattaaggTTGAGACCTATAAAGCATCTAAGTAGTATTTTATGAGTTAAATGCTTGCACCTTGTATTTTCCAGTTACAATGTCACTGTTTTTTATGTACAAAGAccataaattttaataagattTCTTCCGTAGTGTTATatcttgaaaaaaacaatttgtAAGAAAGTAGAAGTGTAATTCctataattaatatataaaaaattaactgTTAAAATACTAGCTTTTAGAGTCAAAAGTATATGCCAACTTTAAGTATTTTAGAAGACATGAGTTgcagaaataaaaatatttcttgtaTGGAAAAAATAAGTTAATATACAATATATCAAAACCAATTGAGctcaaattttttgaaaaggTCATACTCTAGTCCAAAGCACGATGGtattttactattttattaaacaatttgaatttaaatatatgagaacatttatttgaaagaacTATATCATAAAATTCTGATCATAATACGAGACCTATCTTCTAGTATGAGAGTTGAAAgttgtataaaaatattactttaTAAGTAATAGTCTTATACCTGATTGTACAACATTTGAATCCTTTATATTAGTACTGTTAGTCATAATCaagagaataattctttttttgtatattgTTTATAGTATAGAAACCTCCTACCATTTTGAGTAggaaaaacaattatatataatatataaaatacaaagattaggtatcaaataaaatgttGGCAATTTATACATTATTTTTGGACAAGAGAAGTTCAACTCATCGTCGTCTATaggttaaaaaaatttacctAATTAACCTCACAAGAGTTATATCTCTCTCATGTTTAGTATAACCTATAGTAGCTACATGATCTACTTTAATTAACGACAacaaattttctaattggggtttttattagtaacGTATATTCACGTTATGCTATCTTTTATTCTAAATCAGTATATCTACTGTTGTATGTATAAAGACCATGAATATCTAGCACTGATAACTTTGTATTATCCAATACAtcatttttacttttttaattattttgtatattattatttagtttGCCGATTGAGTAGTTTCCCAGATTATTAAcgtttaaaaaaatagcaaaatcaaaaagtaaaaaaatagcaaaaaaatcatattgAACTCCATACTTCATAATTTTTAGTTAAATTTGTCAGAGTGATGGCATTATGTGTCATAAGTCGTGGGTTTGTGTTAACAGCTAATAAAGTATGAATTTAGTCGTAATTGTGGCTTTAtacaacaactaataacaacttaatataataaataatccaacATGCATTAAGCATACGTGGCCTCACTACTAAAGATACCCAAGTAGTGATATTAAGAAGGTATTAGGATGTGATAggttctattttaatatcagaccACCAATTCGTTGATGGTGGATCTGTCCATTTTTGGagtataaattaccacGAAAATATCCCAAAAGTTTATAACTGTTCATGGTATAtcctgtatatattatatattcccttTCGAAAGAGGCAAggagattttttataataataatataataattattcaaacagattacttaactaagaattaaactatgagcaacaatattttgaacagttCGACCGCTGGTCAATTGTAATTTTGATACacttttttcattatacGTCCCAATCAATATCCTAGTATAATTCAAGGAAAATATTTggtaaatattattaacagGTGTGTCCATTttctataaaataaatctaataacTCTATggtatcaaatattttgctTTATATGCTCAATAGTTAATTTTACTTACATATATTATACTATTTATGTCTCAACTTTAGGGGTAAGATTAGTTCCTACTTATGTCCTTCTATAGCTAAATAATGTATATAAAACCATACAAAGTTATAAAAGCGGTTTCTATTCGTAGTCTAGGAATTACAGGCTGTATAAAAACACCACCTAGCACGTACTATTTTACCCTCAACAATTTAATATGGGGGTTACTGGAATACATtcgaattattaaaaatatatactgCTTATATATAAAGTAGTAGAGACActgtttaaaaataatagttgAGTATAGCAAACATTAATGTTTCTAATTAAGTACACTCCATATCACAACTGCAAAAAACTAATTCTAGTTTGAAGAATAGACTAACTagattataataaatttgctCTTTCTGTTCAAATCAAAACGTATAAATTGtcaattctttatcttttaaacttgttattttctatatatattttctatacCTTTCATCCCTATAACGTTCGGAAGGTTTTCTAactattaaattgaaataactGATATTACTACTACAACTTTTAGtgttaaaaattataacaTACCAACAGTTTGGAAAaggtatatttttttttgcaaattCATAACAAAATTGTTTTTAGACTATTTTATCATAAGGAAAGAGactataaattatatataatcatttatatctaacatatttgaattcagatgaatatttattcgtattatcattaaaacGTTAAATCTCATTTTATCATATATAGAACAACCAATTAAGATgagttgaaaaaaaagaaagaaatcATAGAActatctaatatttttcaactttaaCATTGGTACCGTTCTTTGCggaagattttaaaaaggCATCAACACAAGCTAAATGATGGAAAGCAGCCTTTGGTTGacctttaaataatttcttatcTTTCTTAATAACGGATTGACGGAAATTTAAGAATTCATCATTGACACCAAAGGAATCATCTTGTGGTAAGTTTATAGTTGTAATAATTGGAGAGACTTCACCACCAGAACCAACAGTGACTTTAACGATCAATTCCTTTTTGCTGCATAGATCGatcaaaatattaccaTTTTTACCGTAAATCTTTAAGAAAACAGATTTATCAGTAGAACCAAAGGCAGAACCATAGGAGAAAGTACCAATAACACCTGAATCCATTTTAACAGTGGAGAAAACAACATCATCGGTACCCGAAGCTTCACGGACTTGAGTAGTCAATGCAGAGACAGAATCAATTTCACCCAAAATGGCTGTAACTAAAGCTAATTGATGAACACCACCATCAGATAAAAACCCACCAATATGTTCTGGGTTTTGTCTCCAAGAAGTGactaaatatttattcgAACTGAAAAATGGACCTGTGGAGTTATGAGTAAAAGCAACGATTGGACCAATTGACTTTAAATGTTCCTTGGCAACATCAATACAGTTTAAATATAACCAATTTTCAGCAATACCGATAGGCAAATCAGTAGATTCAGATAAATTTACTAATTCTCTCGCTTGTTGCATGGTGGCTGCAATTGGCTTTTCCAATAAGATTGGTTTTTTATGTTCGATAGCTTTTTTAACGTTTGTAACATTATTTTGAACTGGAACTAGAGAATCAACAAAAGTAACTTCAGGATCTCTCATAAGATCATCAATAGTATCATAGACCTTGGATTCGGGGATATCAGCCAATTTACCGAAGGTTAAAGCCTTTGCCTTAGTTCTATTGAAAGCAGCGACAACCTTAAATTCTTCAGGCATTTCTTGGAAAGATGGTAAATGCCTATCCTTGGCAAAGATACCAGTACCAACAACCCCGACGTTTAAAATAGGAGACATTTTGaactaaaaaattaatgaagtCTTTGTAGTTTTGTGTGATAAATATGTAATCTAGTTAGATCgtctttatttaatttgagTTGAGCTGAATGTAATTGAATAGAGTAAAGGGTAGTTCAATTGAAGATATAATTGGTTTAGCACACTATTTATATAAACTTTTTAACTTTCGGAAACATACCTAGGAAACTTTACAGCATTGTCTCATACCATTCTTTAATGTTTGATATTCCGAACCAACAACTATTTTGGAATTTTCACCCTTTTCCTTACTCTCATCGAATAAGTTCTCGAGAAGCTTGGAGCTTGGAGTCCAAAATTTACCAAAACGGCAATGATGCAACATGTGATTTGGTCGGCGATAAGAGCCAGAATGCGGATGGATAATTTCAGAAGTCTCAGAAAACCACGTAGAACACACTACATAATTCTTATCGCCGGCAGCGACATTATACTAAGcaatatatgaaaaaagaCCCCGCATTAGACACCAACAGTGTTTTTCCGAGGCTATTTCTGGAGAAAGCTTACAATGACGACCGTATATTCTTACTATGGCGGGTAATGATGCAGATCTATAATAAGCTCTCATTAGATTGGCTAACCCAAGTATATCAAACAATTTTGGGGCGGATCGGTTTTTTCTGAGTGCTTCATATTATCAATAGAGATAGGACGGTGTAAAGAAATGAAGTACAATAAGAACAATATTACAATAGAGCTATCCGAGATATAGTGACAATTATTCTCAATAATCAGTGTTACATCATTAACATTTTTAAGcagtaatattttattttcttttactaAGACCTATCTTGAAGTAAAGTTAAACTTTCTTTGAAATTGAGAGTTACCCAATAAGAATAACAAAAAACTTCACATGTGTTTATGTAATGgatattatatttcttgaATATCATTCTACTTTTGGACTAATGGTTTATTCCAGCTCTTTATATTCTGAAtcttatttgaatattcttCGTTCCAAATGACTAGAGGAGAATGtgctttcttttctttagCACGTGCTAAAAGTCTTCCGAAAAAATACTGCTTTGTGAAATAAggaaatttgaataattctagtaataataaaaataacattTTTAAAGGTGCAGAGTTCCGAGATCTTCATAACTCTCTTCCTTTGCCATATATCCAACATCTTATTAAAATACAGTATCCATTCAAAATTGGATAATGGATATCGTACAATTTATACTAAATCTTTGAATAATTctacaaaaataaaaatacatatatCAATTTCCAACTGCTAAAAATCATTTATAATGACAAATACTGATACGTCATCACAAATGACTATGGAATTCTATAGAAAAGCTTTGAATTTCAATGTCATTGGAAGATACGATcctaaaataaaacaactGTTGTTTCACACACCACATGCCTCCATCTATAAATGGGATTTTACCACAGATGAATGGAATAAGCTAGAATGCCAAGGTGTATTGGCAATTTACCTACGTGATATTGCAAGCTCTCCAAATGATATGCTACCCACTTTAATTGATGATTCAACGGATACAATGTTGAATAGTACTAACAACGGTActacaaataatagtattactacttccaatattaataaagaaaaggatacttcttcaaatatgaATCCAACAGTTTTGACTGGTAAGGATATTTATAACTATGGACTCATAGTTTTAAACAGAATTAATCcagataatttttctttgggAATTGTACCGAATAGTGTTATAAATAAGAGAAAGTTATTTGAAGCGGAAGAAGATTCGAAAAATCCATTAGAAAAAATGGGTGTTGAAGTAAAAGATGATttggttattattaaaaatttaaaacacGAAGTTTATGGGATTTGGATTCATACTGTACCTGATAGACAAAACATttatgaattaattaaatatttattggaAAACGATCCAAAGGAATCCTTTGCAtgagtgaaaaaaaaatgaaatgataaaaataaagcatCACAGGAATAATTAGGAAATACCATAtgagttattatttttttttgttttaaaattataagaCTGAGCTGAGGCTGATTCAAGACATTCGATAAACAGCATTATAAGTTCaagtattattttattttattttatatatgcTAGTTTTTAACCTAGACGTAATAATCGTGtctaaatatatattcatttataaaactatatataaaatattttaatgcaGATAGATTTAAATGTCTATATAAAATCTaccaaaatattacaaCGTATTCGATGAAAATAGGTTAtttcaatgaatttttttctagcTAAGATATATCAGGTGTAGAAACTTGTGATTGTGCTGGAGTTTGTTTCTTCTTTGGTTGGCGTTTCTTCTTTGGTGCATCAGTGTCCACCTTTTTTGTAGGTTTTCTTGGTTTTTTGGTTTAGGATTTGAAGTGCTATTGCTTGATCCACCTCGCTTCACACCTACCTTAACCTGACCCTTCGATTGCGATTGTTGTTGCAATTGAAGTTGTTGCTGtagctgctgctgctgtaattgttgttgaagCTGATTTTGTTGTCCCTGGTTTTGTGAATAGTTTTGTTGTCGTTGACCTTGTTGTTGCTCCATAATTTGCTGCTGCTGAGAGGTGAATGAATTACTCATCGATATTGTAGAATTAAATGACCTCGGTGGCTGTGCTTGTGAATTCCCATAAGATTGttgttttgatttttccTTATTCAGTCTCCATtgttcaataaattttaatcgGCTGAACTggttattatcattaccaATATTTGCATTCActgcagcagcagcagccGCTGCTGCAAGGGCAATTTGACCATCTGATCCATCAGTATTAACATCATTACCACTgtcttcattatcaatagAATTTGCATTTcctttattatatttatctcCATTTAAAGGATTTTGAAGAGCTTGCTTGGTAAACGCAACAGTAAAAGTTGAATTAGTTGATGTTGTTGTTCGTTCGTTTAAAATTAACATCATTTGTTCATAATTAGAAGTATGTTGTGCAAATTCTTCATGCTGTTCAACATGACCAACAACATCTTTACTACCTGGCCTTGTTGATAATTCTCTATGGTTATGttttaaacattttttatcttcattCCAAGTGGGTTCTGAAAATGAATGAGgatctaataaatttttgtaCTGATAGGGGTTCATTGGAACATCCAGAGAAAGATTCCTTTTTGTCAATGACAAAATTTCAGCTTCCAGCTGCTGGTATATGGCATCAGAAAATCTAGTATAATCTGCATATGACATCATATCATAATAGTTGGTTAAATCATTTGGCCTTAACAAAGTACGATAAACTCTTGGCCTCTTAAATGTAGATGGCATTGTTACCTTGGCAGGTTGAGGTGACTTACTTGTAGTCCCAGGTATTGGTGATTTTTCAGAGGACACATTATCGGTCGCATGCTTTGGAGTATTTTTTGATAGCGCAACAGTGGCATCCACATTGGAGGAAGATAACTCGCTATCAGGAGATTTAATATCGTTATCTAGTAACTTTTTAGTAGATGTGGAATTAATCTTACTATTTTCTGTAATATAGTCTGTGTTTGAAGGAGTAGAAGAATTGGAGTTATTATctagtttattatttgtattatgtGTACTATTAGTTTGAGAAGCCTGAGACAGAGCGTTTGATGTTTGAGTCGGCGTGTTATTATCGTTTATGCTACTATTGTTATTACCAGtattattaccaatattattagtattgctattagtatt contains these protein-coding regions:
- the TBLA0I00110 gene encoding uncharacterized protein (similar to Saccharomyces cerevisiae YMR315W; ancestral locus Anc_3.0) produces the protein MSPILNVGVVGTGIFAKDRHLPSFQEMPEEFKVVAAFNRTKAKALTFGKLADIPESKVYDTIDDLMRDPEVTFVDSLVPVQNNVTNVKKAIEHKKPILLEKPIAATMQQARELVNLSESTDLPIGIAENWLYLNCIDVAKEHLKSIGPIVAFTHNSTGPFFSSNKYLVTSWRQNPEHIGGFLSDGGVHQLALVTAILGEIDSVSALTTQVREASGTDDVVFSTVKMDSGVIGTFSYGSAFGSTDKSVFLKIYGKNGNILIDLCSKKELIVKVTVGSGGEVSPIITTINLPQDDSFGVNDEFLNFRQSVIKKDKKLFKGQPKAAFHHLACVDAFLKSSAKNGTNVKVEKY
- the DCP1 gene encoding Dcp1p (similar to Saccharomyces cerevisiae DCP1 (YOL149W); ancestral locus Anc_3.1), with product MTNTDTSSQMTMEFYRKALNFNVIGRYDPKIKQLLFHTPHASIYKWDFTTDEWNKLECQGVLAIYLRDIASSPNDMLPTLIDDSTDTMLNSTNNGTTNNSITTSNINKEKDTSSNMNPTVLTGKDIYNYGLIVLNRINPDNFSLGIVPNSVINKRKLFEAEEDSKNPLEKMGVEVKDDLVIIKNLKHEVYGIWIHTVPDRQNIYELIKYLLENDPKESFA
- the SPT20 gene encoding Spt20p (similar to Saccharomyces cerevisiae SPT20 (YOL148C); ancestral locus Anc_3.2); protein product: MEPVTSNNNSNQVGTPVNMNSPTPGISVNSNINSHSMTSNNHPNNNQQPASAVRSPIGNPVNHQLSSNPNIPPSGQNLSAQHRQRILLQQRVLQQQKQQRALQSYENQFFHLLNTVNEKPKRLYNFVEESDHILKKYEQYRPSFEFHIYENNYKICAPANTRVQQQQKSPEINSDGLILNKNNDTLKEFLEFVARGRIPEAIMEVLRDSNIQFYEGNLILQVYDHTNTVDIILAQPNSSANARINTNNNSNNSNNNSTASSNSTSNSNNNNNNSNNNNNNNNTNSNTNNIGNNTGNNNSSINDNNTPTQTSNALSQASQTNSTHNTNNKLDNNSNSSTPSNTDYITENSKINSTSTKKLLDNDIKSPDSELSSSNVDATVALSKNTPKHATDNVSSEKSPIPGTTSKSPQPAKVTMPSTFKRPRVYRTLLRPNDLTNYYDMMSYADYTRFSDAIYQQLEAEILSLTKRNLSLDVPMNPYQYKNLLDPHSFSEPTWNEDKKCLKHNHRELSTRPGSKDVVGHVEQHEEFAQHTSNYEQMMLILNERTTTSTNSTFTVAFTKQALQNPLNGDKYNKGNANSIDNEDSGNDVNTDGSDGQIALAAAAAAAAVNANIGNDNNQFSRLKFIEQWRLNKEKSKQQSYGNSQAQPPRSFNSTISMSNSFTSQQQQIMEQQQGQRQQNYSQNQGQQNQLQQQLQQQQLQQQLQLQQQSQSKGQVKVGVKRGGSSNSTSNPKPKNQENLQKRWTLMHQRRNANQRRNKLQHNHKFLHLIYLS